In Tachysurus vachellii isolate PV-2020 chromosome 12, HZAU_Pvac_v1, whole genome shotgun sequence, the following are encoded in one genomic region:
- the alkbh2 gene encoding DNA oxidative demethylase ALKBH2 isoform X1 encodes MEKQCTEGTCEAGDEEEDFPHTIPWQKIEAQELDCDYGLLFSNEEANRLFMQLEEEVEYFTGSEAKVQVYGKMYSIPRKQATYGDEGLVYSFSGVHLAARAWTPTLEYIRDTVTNATGHTFNFVLINRYKDGQDHIGEHRDDERELDPSCPIAAVSLGAERDFLFRHRDARKEPKKLPIEPVKLELAHGSLLLMNSPTNTYWYHSLPVRKKVKMPRISLTFRRIIKGRLKRKKE; translated from the exons ATGGAGAAACAGTGTACAGAGGGAACATGTGAGGCTGGAGATGAGGAGGAAGATTTCCCACATACCATCCCATGGCAGAAGATTGAGGCCCAGGAGCTCGACTGTGACTATGGCTTACTTTTTTCCaatgaagaagccaacaggctTTTCATGCAGCTAGAGGAAGAGGTGGAGTACTTTACAG GTTCAGAAGCGAAGGTGCAGGTGTACGGGAAGATGTACAGCATTCCCCGCAAGCAGGCAACGTACGGGGACGAGGGTCTGGTCTATTCTTTTTCTGGAGTGCATCTAGCAGCCAGAGCCTGGACTCCCACCCTAGAGTATATCCGTGACACCGTCACCAATGCCACGGGACACACCTTCAACTTTGTCCTAATAAACAG GTATAAAGACGGTCAGGATCACATCGGGGAGCACAGAGACGACGAGCGCGAGTTGGACCCTTCTTGCCCCATTGCCGCGGTGTCTCTCGGAGCCGAACGTGACTTCCTGTTCAGGCATCGAGACGCTCGCAAAGAGCCAAAGAAACTTCCTATAGAGCCTGTGAAGTTGGAACTGGCCCATGGGAGCCTTCTTCTCATGAACTCTCCCACTAACACCTACTGGTATCACAGCCTCCCAGTGCGGAAAAAGGTGAAGATGCCGCGCATCAGTCTTACATTCCGACGCATTATTAAGGGTCGcctgaaaaggaaaaaggagTGA
- the alkbh2 gene encoding DNA oxidative demethylase ALKBH2 isoform X2 — MEKQCTEGTCEAGDEEEDFPHTIPWQKIEAQELDCDYGLLFSNEEANRLFMQLEEEVEYFTEAKVQVYGKMYSIPRKQATYGDEGLVYSFSGVHLAARAWTPTLEYIRDTVTNATGHTFNFVLINRYKDGQDHIGEHRDDERELDPSCPIAAVSLGAERDFLFRHRDARKEPKKLPIEPVKLELAHGSLLLMNSPTNTYWYHSLPVRKKVKMPRISLTFRRIIKGRLKRKKE; from the exons ATGGAGAAACAGTGTACAGAGGGAACATGTGAGGCTGGAGATGAGGAGGAAGATTTCCCACATACCATCCCATGGCAGAAGATTGAGGCCCAGGAGCTCGACTGTGACTATGGCTTACTTTTTTCCaatgaagaagccaacaggctTTTCATGCAGCTAGAGGAAGAGGTGGAGTACTTTACAG AAGCGAAGGTGCAGGTGTACGGGAAGATGTACAGCATTCCCCGCAAGCAGGCAACGTACGGGGACGAGGGTCTGGTCTATTCTTTTTCTGGAGTGCATCTAGCAGCCAGAGCCTGGACTCCCACCCTAGAGTATATCCGTGACACCGTCACCAATGCCACGGGACACACCTTCAACTTTGTCCTAATAAACAG GTATAAAGACGGTCAGGATCACATCGGGGAGCACAGAGACGACGAGCGCGAGTTGGACCCTTCTTGCCCCATTGCCGCGGTGTCTCTCGGAGCCGAACGTGACTTCCTGTTCAGGCATCGAGACGCTCGCAAAGAGCCAAAGAAACTTCCTATAGAGCCTGTGAAGTTGGAACTGGCCCATGGGAGCCTTCTTCTCATGAACTCTCCCACTAACACCTACTGGTATCACAGCCTCCCAGTGCGGAAAAAGGTGAAGATGCCGCGCATCAGTCTTACATTCCGACGCATTATTAAGGGTCGcctgaaaaggaaaaaggagTGA